The following coding sequences are from one Triticum aestivum cultivar Chinese Spring chromosome 5A, IWGSC CS RefSeq v2.1, whole genome shotgun sequence window:
- the LOC123102321 gene encoding GTP 3',8-cyclase, mitochondrial: protein MQPAASHVTSTLRRRLLSASRRPPCLAPPTSPTVYCGAVTEERHPWSSPATTSSCSPTAPPPAAAPAPRPLSAPVAGKWPHRQLHRLNVPDHQVDAMRVGLRSLTSTSASTRVTYGHRCSNAYSTCCATKPEVLPVETRASDMLVDSFGRFHNYLRISLTERCNLRCQYCMPAEGVELTPKSELLSHDEIIRIANLFVTSGVDKIRLTGGEPTVRKDLEDICLHLSGLKGLKTIAMTTNGIVLSKKLPRLKECGLNALNISLDTLIPAKFEFMTRRKGHSKVMESIDTAIQLGYDPVKINCVIMRGTNDDEICDFVELTRHKPINVRFIEFMPFDGNVWNVKKLVPYAEILDKVRQRFKGVERLQDHPSDTAKNFKIDGHVGTISFITSMTEHFCAGCNRLRLLADGNFKVCLFGPSEVSLREPIHSGIDDAGLKEIISAAVKRKKAKHAGMFDIAKTANRPMIHIGG from the exons ATgcagcccgccgcctcccatgTGACCTccaccctccgccgccgcctcctctccgccTCCCGCCGGCCTCCCTGCCTCGCCCCTCCGACCTCCCCGACCGTCTACTGCGGAGCCGTGACGGAGGAGAGGCACCCATGgagctcgccggcgacgacctcgagctgctcccccaccgccccgccgccggctgCTGCTCCCGCCCCCCGCCCCCTCTCCGCTCCCGTCGCCGGGAAATGGCCGCACCGCCAGCTCCACCGCCTCAACGTCCCCGACCACCAG GTTGATGCTATGAGGGTAGGACTCCGAAGTCTGACCAGCACTTCCGCTTCAACCAGAGTCACCTACGGCCATAGGTGCTCCAATGCATATTCGACTTGTTGCGCCACAAAGCCAGAAGTGCTACCAGTGGAAACACGGGCATCGGATATGCTTGTCGATTCATTCGGGAGGTTTCACAATTACTTGAGGATCTCCTTGACTGAGCGTTGTAACCTGAGATGTCAGTACTGCATGCCTGCCGAGGGAGTCGAGCTCACGCCAAAGTCAGAGCTTCTGTCACATGACGAGATAATCCGAATTGCCAATCTTTTTGTTACTTCTGGTGTGGACAAGATCAGGTTAACTGGTGGAGAACCAACCGTTAGAAAAGACCTTGAAgatatttgcttgcatctttctGGCCTCAAGGGGCTGAAAACTATTGCGATGACCACAAATGGCATCGTTCTTTCCAAGAAGCTCCCGAGACTGAAAGAATGTGGTCTTAACGCTTTAAATATTAGCTTGGACACATTGATTCCTGCAAAGTTCGAATTCATGACGAGGCGGAAAGGGCACTCAAAGGTCATGGAATCAATAGATACTGCCATACAACTTGGATATGACCCCGTCAAG attaACTGTGTTATCATGCGTGGAACGAATGATGATGAAATCTGCGATTTTGTTGAATTGACTAGACACAAACCTATTAATGTTCGATTTATTGAGTTTATGCCATTTGATGGTAATGTTTGGAATGTCAAGAAGCTGGTCCCTTATGCAGAGATACTGGATAAAGTG CGTCAACGTTTCAAAGGTGTAGAGAGACTTCAAGATCATCCTTCAGACACCGCAAAGAATTTCAAGATTGATGGGCATGTTGGAACAATTTCATTTATTACATCAATGACAGAGCATTTTTGTGCTGGTTGCAATAGATTGCGATTATTGGCTGATGGCAACTTTAAAGTGTGCTTATTTGGCCCCTCAGAG GTGAGCTTGAGAGAGCCTATTCATTCTGGTATTGATGATGCTGGACTGAAGGAAATAATTAGTGCTGCG GTTAAAAGGAAAAAAGCTAAACATGCCGGGATGTTTGATATTGCGAAGACAGCAAATAGACCTATGATACATATCGGTGGCTGA